A DNA window from Paramormyrops kingsleyae isolate MSU_618 chromosome 10, PKINGS_0.4, whole genome shotgun sequence contains the following coding sequences:
- the gcna gene encoding germ cell nuclear acidic protein, with the protein MDASTDRLFQKVAEKLGWTAKGALDLAEKELIKNIGKSRHQGPSRAVDSDNGSSGKENSPLKGQTRQMAIPLDSSDDDFDVFLVARATPAARRPPEKNTACEESPPALVVSSDTDDSFEKFLSRVKTPKTKPARVKKYGSDDSLKQFIMDSSSDEDFVTEQRKKKPLSKGNPRAPSPGLRAPPAEPCPVTQLQSPVFVSDDDEGVLIKSTWKSRHTRLVPTSLETKSPAPESLAPPSSSLYRTPIQLEDSSSGEEFQSLLERLKKNHSIGSTNNTQTPKPSKEPVQKPSLSVPRGRGPKPSEGRAGKARVEKPTHSLSTPVQTVERPVLSQTEPRLLGSSRSTACKTPGCFLQSLSIPGSQYCRSFKQHKEELTGRLYQLYNSSIFEGKLPSNMSVSWNKKMRKTAGYCISGQERGSGNRYARIELSEKVCDSADRLRDTLVHEMCHAATWIINGVRDGHGSFWKLYARKATLAHPELPMVTRCHSYDINYKFQYQCSRCKNVIGRHSKSLDTQRFVCALCTGQLVLLTPAKSRGPTPFAAFVKENYGNVRQELGGKGHAEVMRKLSADFAAKTQLGSS; encoded by the exons ATGGACGCTAGCACGGACAGGCTCTTCCAGAAGGTGGCGGAGAAGTTAGGCTGGACTGCCAAGGGGGCGCTGGATCTAGCCGAGAAGGAG CTGATAAAGAACATTGGGAAAAGTAGACATCAGGGTCCTTCTAGAGCTGTAGATTCAGACAACGGCAGCTCTGGAAAAGAGAACAGTCCTTTGAAAGGACAAACTCGACAGATGGCGATTCCCCTGGACTCCAGTGATGATGATTTTGATGTGT TTCTTGTTGCAAGGGCCACACCTGCTGCACGGCGTCCACCTGAGAAAAACACAGCTTGTGAGGaaag TCCACCTGCACTGGTAGTGAGTTCAGACACTGATGACAGCTTTGAAAAGT TCCTGAGCCGTGTGAAAACTCCAAAAACCAAGCCAGCCCGTGTGAAGAAGTACGGTAGTGATGACAG TCTTAAACAGTTTATAATGGACAGCTCCTCCGACGAGGACTTTGTGACAGAACAGAGAAAGAAGAAACCTCTGTCCAAAG GAAACCCGAGGGCCCCCAGCCCTGGTCTGCGAGCCCCGCCAGCAGAACCGTGCCCTGTAACCCAGCTGCAGTCCCCGGTGTTTGTGAGCGATGATGATGAAGGCGTGTTAATCAAGAGCACCTGGAAATCTCGCCACACCCGGCTTGTTCCTACATCACTGGAAACCAAATCCCCCGCCCCCGAGTCTCTGGCTCCACCCTCTTCCTCATTATACCGGACACCAATCCAGCTGGAAGATTCCAGTTCTGGGGAGGAGTTCCAGTCCTTGCTGGAAAGACTCAAGAAGAATCACAGTATTGGTAGTACCAATAACACACAGACGCCCAAACCCAGCAAAG AGCCTGTGCAAAAGCCCTCTCTGTCAGTTCCACGGGGCCGTGGTCCGAAACCGAGTGAGGGTAGAGCAGGGAAGGCCCGGGTGGAGAAGCCGACCCATAGCCTGAGCACGCCAGTGCAGACAGTGGAGAGACCCGTGCTGAGCCAGACGGAGCCCAGACTGCTGGGAAGCAG CCGAAGCACAGCTTGTAAGACCCCTGGCTGCTTCCTGCAGTCCCTCTCTATTCCTGGGTCCCAGTACTGTCGCAGCTTCAAGCAGCACAAGGAGGAGCTCACGGGCAGACTGTACCAGCTGTACAACAGCAGCATCTTTGAGGGAAAG CTGCCCTCCAACATGTCAGTGAGCTGGAATAAGAAGATGAGGAAAACTGCTGGGTACTGCATCTCAGGGCAGGAGCGGGGCAGTGGAAACCGCTATGCCCGCATCGAGCTCTCGGAGAAAGTGTGCGACTCTGCAG ACCGCCTGAGGGACACGCTGGTGCACGAGATGTGCCACGCGGCCACCTGGATCATCAACGGCGTGCGTGACGGCCATGGATCCTTCTGGAAGCTCTACGCTCGCAAGGCCACGCTGGCCCACCCTGAGCTGCCCATGGTCACGCGCTGTCACAGTTACGATATCAACTACAAGTTCCAGTACCAGTGCAGCCGCTGCAAGAATGT GATTGGCCGCCACTCAAAGTCCCTGGATACGCAGCGATTCGTCTGCGCGCTCTGCACCGGTCAGCTGGTGCTGCTCACCCCTGCCAAGTCTCGGGGCCCCACGCCCTTCGCTGCCTTTGTCAAGGAGAACTATGGCAACGTGCGGCAGGAGCTGGGGGGGAAGGGCCACGCGGAGGTCATGCGCAAGCTCAGCGCCGACTTCGCCGCCAAGACGCAGCTCGGAAGCAGCTGA